CCAGCGTGTGGATGGCAGCCGGGTCGATGGCGCCCTGATTGGGCTGAAGCAGACGCAGATCGTACTTGCTGATCGCGTCCCCGCTGGGGGTGCGCTTGATTCCGGCCAGCCGCACGTAGGGGGCCTGCACTTTGGTGTGGTCGAGGTCAAAGGATTCCACATTTGCCATACCGCTCATTCTGGCCGGGGCGCGGGCGGACAATGTAAGGCCGAGCGGTTCTGATACCCGGCCAAGACGCCGAATGTTGGCCAGTGGCCCCAGGCTCCGGATTGGCCGCTCCTCATCTCTCGACGCAGGCGGAGATGGGCTGCCCTGCCCAGAACCCAGCGCCACCATTCAAGCGCTGTGGCGACTCCCTCTCCGGGTTCATCTGCGATTCGCTGCGCCCTTGCAGCAGCGGCGAGAAGGCGGGCTCCTCCATCCGGCATACTGCGCGGCGTGCCCACCCTGCTTCGCCGCCCGCGTGCCTTTCCCGTTTGGGTTCCGCTGCTGATCGCCGCGCTGCTGGTCCTCGCCGATCAGGCGCTCAAGGCTTGGGCGCTGGCGAACCTGACCGAAGGGGCGACGCCCATCCCCTTTCTTCCGGGCCTGCTGAGCTGGCAGCTCACCTTCAATACGGGCGCTGCCTGGAGCCTCTTCTCCGGGTCGGCCGTGCCGCTGGCCCTGGTCCGGCTGGCGGTCGGGATAGGGATTCTGGTGTATCTCGCCTTGCGGCCCCAGCCACGCCTCCTCTCGGTGTTGCTGGCGATGATCGCCGCCGGAGCCATCGGCAACAGCATCGATGGGCTGGTGCAGGGCCGAGTCACGGACATGTTCTACTCGCCGCTGCTCAGTGCCGTGACCCAGGCGCTGAACGCTGGACACTTCCCCATCTTCAACATCGCGGACATCTGCGTGGTACTCGGAACGCTCCTCCTAGTGGTCGTGAGTTTTGCCGAGGAGCGGCGGAGCAAGGCCAAGACGACCTGACAGCCTCGCTGAACACTGAAAGCAAAACGCCCCCAGCACTGAAGCCGGGGGCGTTGTCATAGAGGGGATCAGATCAGGCTCTTGCGGCACTTGGTGCAGACGCGCATCCGCACGGCCACGCCGCCCCGGTTAACGGTGAGAGGCTGGAGGTTGGGCTTCTGGACCCGCTTGCTGATTCCAGTAACCTTGCGGCCCACACCGCCCTGAGCACGGGCCTTACCACGGCGAATGACCGAGTTCACGACGATCGGCCCCTTACCGCACACTTCGCACACTTTCGACATGTTCCTTGCTCCTTCTTCAACCTGACCCGCTGTTGTGCCGGGGGCGGGTGACCTGAGATCGGGTGATCTGGGGTGTCGCTGCCACGCCGGGCAGGGTCAGGCAAGCCTTCCAACTCTAGCACATGGACGGGAAGCAGGAAAAAGGCCTGGCTTCCCGCTGGGGAGGCCAGACCTGAGAGAGACGAAACCTTAGCGCAGAATTCGCAGCGCCTTGAGAATGGCGATCAGGACGACACTCCCGACCACGCCCCAGATGATGCTCCAGAAGCTGAAGCCGCTGCCCGCAACCTGGGCACCGCCGATTCCCAGCAGGCCGCCGAAGATCCACTGCGCCAGCACCGCACCGACGATCCCGATCAGGATGTTGGCGACGGCACCCTGCTGGGCGTCGGTCTTCATGATCAAGCTTGCCAGCCAGCCGCACAGCGCACCCACCAGAATAAGAACGATCCAACTCATAGTTTCTCCCTCCAGGACGTTGAACTTCAACGCTTCTCGTGCCTCGTTGTGAGTGCACAATGGGACCGGGCGAGCCCTTACAGTGTTACGCATCCCACGTTCTCAAGGGCAGCCCAAGGGCAGATGGAGAGGGGACGAACTTGGCCTAAACCCAGGAGTTAGGAAGGGCCTCTCGCGGCTCATCTGCGGGGGTTCATACGCGGGAATGGTCCAGTGACCAGCTTGCTTCCCCGCAAACAAGGGAGGGCCTGTCCGCATTCATGCCGCTAGGATGCCTGGGAAGGGCCGCCCGGAGGTGGCCGCAGGAGGACGCCCCGTATGCCTGGACTGCTGGAACGCTACCGCAAGTATCTGCCCATCACTGACCGCACGCCCGCCCTGAGCCTGCATGAGGGCAATACGCCGCTGATTCCTGCTCCCCGGCTCGGGGAACAGCTGGGAGTGCAGCTCTACCTGAAATACGAGGGGCTGAATCCGACGGGCAGTTTCAAGGACCGGGGCATGGTGATGGCGGTCGCCAAAGCGGTTGAGGATGGAGCCGACACCGTGATCTGCGCGAGCACCGGAAACACCAGTGCGGCGGCGGCGGCCTACGCGGCGCGGGCGGGGCTGCGCTGCGTGGTGCTGATTCCAGACGGCAACATCGCGCTGGGCAAACTCGCGCAGGCGGTGGCGTACGGGGCCGAGGTCGTGGCGGTGAACGGCAATTTCGACGCGGCGCTGCGGTTGGTGCGCCAGATCAGCGCCGCGCATCCCATTGCGCTCGTGAACTCGGTCAATCCCCACCGCCTGCAGGGGCAGAAGACGGCTGCCTTTGAGATCGTGGACGTGCTGGGGCAGGCGCCGGACGTGCTCGCCATTCCGGTGGGCAACGCGGGGAACATCAGCGCGTACTGGATGGGCTTTACCGAGTACCACGCGGCGGGGCAGAGCGCGAATCTGCCACAGATGTGGGGCTTTCAGGCGGAGGGCGCCGCGCCCCTCGTGCGGAACGCCATCGTGGACGAGCCACAGACGCTGGCGACCGCCATCCGCATCGGCAATCCGGCGAGCGCGGACCTCGCGCGGGCGGCAGTGCGCGAGTCGGGCGGGCTGCTCGACATGGTGAGTGACGACGAGATCATGCACGCCTACAACCTCGTGGCGCGGGAGGGCGTGTTCTGCGAACCGGCGAGCGCGGCCCCGGTCGCGGGACTGCTCAAGCGGCATGCGGCGGGCCTGCTCACGCCAGGGCAGACCGTCGTGGCGGTGCTGACCGGTAACGGGTTGAAAGACCCCGACGCCGCGCTGCGGGCGGTGGAGGCTCCCCAGGCGGTGCAGGCCAGCCTGGACCACGTGCTGGAGCGGATTCTTTGAGGGAGGTCACTCTGCCCTCCTTTACCGTCCGCACCCCGGCGAGCAGCGCCAACCTGGGGCCGGGGTTTGACAGCCTGGGCCTGAGTCTGCCCCTGTTCACCAGCGTGACCGTGACCCCGCAGACCGTGACTGAGGTGGTGCCGCTGGGGCCGGAGCTGGCCGGAACGCCCGCCGACGAGCGGAACTACGTCTACCGGGCGATGCTCCTCGCGGCGGGGCGGGCCGGACGCGAGCTGCCGCCCGCCCGCGTCGAGATTCGGACGGAGATTCCGCTCGCCCGGGGGCTGGGCAGCAGCGCCGCGGCCCTCGTAGCCGGACTCGTTGCTGGAAACGAGCTGTTGGGGCGGCCCCTGAGTGACGCGGAGGTGCTCGACCTCGCCGCCCGCGAGGAAGGCCACCCCGACAACGTGGCCCCGGCGCTGCTGGGAGGCATCGTGGTCGCCACACTGGACAAGCGTGGCACCCACCATGTGCGGCTGGAGCCGCCGCCGCACCTGGGAGTCACGGTGCTGATTCCCGACTTCGAGCTGTCCACGCACGGGGCGCGGGCGGTCCTGCCGGGCGAGTACAGCCGGGCGGACGCGGTGCACGCCCTCTCGCACGCCGCGCTGCTGGCTGCCGCGCTCGCGCAAGGACGGCTGGACCTGCTGCCGCACGCCATGCAAGACCGCCTGCACCAGAGCTGGCGGGCGCCGCTGGTGCCGGGGTTGAGCGACATTCTGGAGGGCGCGACCGGGCATGGGGCACTCGGGGCGGCCCTCAGCGGGGCGGGGCCGACGGTGCTGTGCTTCCACGATGCGCGGGAGGAAACGGCGAAGCTGCACGCCTTTCTACGGGAAGTGATGGAAGGGCATGGGCTGACAGGGCGGATGCTGGACTTACCCATTGAGACGGGGGGGACGGTGGTTAGGCGGGGCGGGTAGGAAAGACCCTTCACCCCCTCGCTGCGCGAGGCCCCTCTCCCCATGGTAGAGGGGGCTTACGGCTTCAGCTTCAATGCTCCAGCCGCAGCCGGGGCAACAGGCGGTCGAGCCAGTCCGGCAGCCACCAGTTCCACTTTCCGGCGAGCTTGAGGAAGGCGGGCACGAGGACGAGCCGCACCAGGGTGGCGTCCAGCGCGACGGCGACCGCCAGCCCCAGGCCGATGCTCTTGTTCGCCACGACTCGCCCGGCGATAAAGGCCGCAAAGACGATGAACATGATCAGCGCCGCCGAGGTGATGATGCGGGCGGTGCGGCCCACCGCGAGCACGACCGCCTCGTCATTGGGGTGGCCGCGCAGGACTTCCTCCTGCACGCGGGAGAGCAGGAAGATCTCGTAGTCCATGCTCAGGCCGAACAGCACCGCGAAGAGGATGAGGGGCAGGCTGGAATCCAGCACACCCACGTCGTCAGGGATGCCGAGCGGCCCGGCGAAGAGGCCCCCCTGCACCACCAGAGTGACCACCCCGTAGGCCGCGCCCACCGTCAGCGTGTTCATCAGCAGGCTCTTGAGGGGCACGAGCAGGCTGCGGAAGGCCACCATCAGCAGCACGAAGGTCGCCGCGAAGACGGTCAGGACGGCGGCGGGCAGCGCGTCCGTGAGTGCCCGGCTGAACTCGCGCTCGCCCACCGGGGCGCCCCCCAGCAGATACTGGAAGCCCGAGTCCTTCAGTACGCCGCGCAGCCGCCCCTCGAAGGGGTCGATCTGGTCGGCCCGCAGGTAGGCATCGGGCACCACGGTCACCCGCAAGAGGGTGCGGTCCTCGCTGAAGGAGCGGGAGGTCAGCAGGCTGAGGGCGGCGATCGCGTCCGTTCCGCCGCTCCCCGCGTCCCCGGCGAGGTCGGCGGGGGTCAGGAAGGGGCTGATGACGGTCTGGACGCCGGGCAAGGCCCGCAGGTCCTCGACCACCCCCTGAAAGCGGGCGCGGTCGTCGGGGCCGTAACGCTCGCCCCCCAGGTCCAGAATGACCTCGAACTGGCTGAGGAGGCCGCCCGCGCCGAGGTCGCGCACGTCAGCCAGGGCGTCGCGGCTCTCCACGCCGGGGGTCAGGCCCCAGGCGCCCGCGTAGCCCGTCTTCATGTTCAGGGCGGGGAGGGCCAGCACCAGCAGAAAGAGGGTGCTGAGCAGCACGGCGAGGCCGGGGCGGGCCGTGACCCGGCGGGCCAGGGCCGTCCACGCCGCCGACGCGCCCGCGCTC
This portion of the Deinococcus terrestris genome encodes:
- the lspA gene encoding signal peptidase II, encoding MPTLLRRPRAFPVWVPLLIAALLVLADQALKAWALANLTEGATPIPFLPGLLSWQLTFNTGAAWSLFSGSAVPLALVRLAVGIGILVYLALRPQPRLLSVLLAMIAAGAIGNSIDGLVQGRVTDMFYSPLLSAVTQALNAGHFPIFNIADICVVLGTLLLVVVSFAEERRSKAKTT
- the rpmB gene encoding 50S ribosomal protein L28 — its product is MSKVCEVCGKGPIVVNSVIRRGKARAQGGVGRKVTGISKRVQKPNLQPLTVNRGGVAVRMRVCTKCRKSLI
- a CDS encoding GlsB/YeaQ/YmgE family stress response membrane protein gives rise to the protein MSWIVLILVGALCGWLASLIMKTDAQQGAVANILIGIVGAVLAQWIFGGLLGIGGAQVAGSGFSFWSIIWGVVGSVVLIAILKALRILR
- the thrC gene encoding threonine synthase encodes the protein MPGLLERYRKYLPITDRTPALSLHEGNTPLIPAPRLGEQLGVQLYLKYEGLNPTGSFKDRGMVMAVAKAVEDGADTVICASTGNTSAAAAAYAARAGLRCVVLIPDGNIALGKLAQAVAYGAEVVAVNGNFDAALRLVRQISAAHPIALVNSVNPHRLQGQKTAAFEIVDVLGQAPDVLAIPVGNAGNISAYWMGFTEYHAAGQSANLPQMWGFQAEGAAPLVRNAIVDEPQTLATAIRIGNPASADLARAAVRESGGLLDMVSDDEIMHAYNLVAREGVFCEPASAAPVAGLLKRHAAGLLTPGQTVVAVLTGNGLKDPDAALRAVEAPQAVQASLDHVLERIL
- the thrB gene encoding homoserine kinase translates to MPSFTVRTPASSANLGPGFDSLGLSLPLFTSVTVTPQTVTEVVPLGPELAGTPADERNYVYRAMLLAAGRAGRELPPARVEIRTEIPLARGLGSSAAALVAGLVAGNELLGRPLSDAEVLDLAAREEGHPDNVAPALLGGIVVATLDKRGTHHVRLEPPPHLGVTVLIPDFELSTHGARAVLPGEYSRADAVHALSHAALLAAALAQGRLDLLPHAMQDRLHQSWRAPLVPGLSDILEGATGHGALGAALSGAGPTVLCFHDAREETAKLHAFLREVMEGHGLTGRMLDLPIETGGTVVRRGG
- a CDS encoding MMPL family transporter, coding for MRALSEFVTRRPWLVLALWGLLALLSAYPASQAPRNLSADPGSLADAESTRVTTLLRERFGEEDTNTALLVTRHDPPLTTPVGQAAYDRLLAGLEDVPGVTRVLAAGAQGAVPTVSEDGRLSLTVAQIPLEEGAAETLARVRAYADRVGGEGLAVRVTGGQAIADDFTEFAESDTKRSEFAALPLTALVLLGVFGALVATGLPLMVGVLSITVAMAGVYGLTRVTEVSTFAQSVITMLGLGAGIDYALLMVSRFREELARDGDSQAAASRTVLTAGRSVLFSGLTVAIAMAALVIPPIAFVRSMGLGGVLAVLLTVLASVTVLPALLALLGERVNSPRILRFPWAQSAGASAAWTALARRVTARPGLAVLLSTLFLLVLALPALNMKTGYAGAWGLTPGVESRDALADVRDLGAGGLLSQFEVILDLGGERYGPDDRARFQGVVEDLRALPGVQTVISPFLTPADLAGDAGSGGTDAIAALSLLTSRSFSEDRTLLRVTVVPDAYLRADQIDPFEGRLRGVLKDSGFQYLLGGAPVGEREFSRALTDALPAAVLTVFAATFVLLMVAFRSLLVPLKSLLMNTLTVGAAYGVVTLVVQGGLFAGPLGIPDDVGVLDSSLPLILFAVLFGLSMDYEIFLLSRVQEEVLRGHPNDEAVVLAVGRTARIITSAALIMFIVFAAFIAGRVVANKSIGLGLAVAVALDATLVRLVLVPAFLKLAGKWNWWLPDWLDRLLPRLRLEH